The following are encoded in a window of Methanofastidiosum sp. genomic DNA:
- a CDS encoding DUF1003 domain-containing protein encodes MDKLNFPEPYKHEHEKICDVNELYEQKQTFGEKASDWATSKIGSWGFIFTQTIILLIWVSLNITAWINQWDPYPFIFLNLIVSLLASYTAPVIMMSQNRQDAKTRLEAHTDYLINLKAEEEIRVILDNLDAQNNAIKLIYQKLSSIEDSLNIKK; translated from the coding sequence ATGGATAAATTAAATTTCCCTGAGCCTTATAAACATGAACACGAAAAGATATGTGACGTTAATGAATTATATGAACAAAAACAAACATTTGGTGAAAAGGCTTCTGATTGGGCCACTTCTAAAATTGGTTCTTGGGGATTTATATTTACACAGACCATAATTTTATTAATATGGGTATCTTTGAATATTACTGCGTGGATTAATCAATGGGACCCATACCCCTTCATATTCTTAAATCTAATTGTTTCATTATTAGCATCTTACACCGCCCCAGTTATAATGATGAGCCAAAATAGGCAAGACGCAAAGACTAGATTAGAAGCACATACAGATTATCTGATAAATTTAAAAGCTGAAGAAGAGATAAGAGTAATACTAGATAATCTAGATGCACAAAATAATGCTATTAAGTTGATTTATCAAAAATTATCTTCGATTGAAGATTCTCTTAATATTAAAAAATAA